From a single Candidatus Methylacidiphilales bacterium genomic region:
- a CDS encoding methyltransferase domain-containing protein codes for MSQEILVAGASMSFLPSDRLLTGYAWDGLTAAASIHPLGRVESTLLLGLGAGTAVRQIFHLFPRSCMTAVDLDARMIHLARKALKTHRRRMDIRQADAGEWVKQATPGRFDLVLDDVYASGAEDVFRPILPDIAWVRHLATLCRPQGLVALNLVIGPGHGRVRRQARQAFRHLFAHTGVIRPAKGMNEILWGSQAKPYRAGWRQAEGCWDHPSDRRDWRRIGFGRNPAARVSLKPDRL; via the coding sequence GTGAGCCAAGAGATCCTAGTCGCGGGTGCCAGCATGAGTTTTCTGCCGTCCGACAGACTGCTGACTGGCTACGCATGGGATGGCTTGACTGCGGCGGCCTCAATCCACCCCTTGGGCCGCGTGGAATCGACCTTGTTGCTGGGTCTGGGTGCCGGAACAGCGGTCCGGCAGATCTTCCACCTGTTCCCCCGGTCCTGTATGACCGCGGTGGATTTGGATGCCCGCATGATCCACCTGGCCCGCAAAGCCCTCAAGACCCATCGGCGTCGGATGGACATTCGCCAGGCCGATGCCGGCGAATGGGTCAAACAAGCAACGCCCGGTCGTTTCGACTTGGTGTTGGATGATGTGTACGCCTCCGGAGCCGAGGACGTCTTCCGCCCGATCCTTCCCGACATCGCGTGGGTGCGCCATCTGGCTACCTTGTGCCGTCCGCAGGGCTTGGTGGCCCTGAATCTCGTCATCGGCCCCGGCCATGGCCGGGTTCGCCGCCAGGCGCGCCAAGCATTCCGCCATCTCTTCGCCCATACCGGGGTCATTCGACCGGCCAAAGGAATGAATGAAATCCTCTGGGGTTCACAAGCCAAACCCTATCGGGCCGGTTGGAGACAGGCCGAAGGCTGCTGGGATCATCCATCCGACCGCAGGGACTGGCGCCGGATCGGGTTCGGGCGAAACCCCGCTGCAAGGGTGTCACTTAAACCGGATCGCTTGTAG
- a CDS encoding type I phosphomannose isomerase catalytic subunit codes for MAIFTLTPSYHDRIWGGNNLHTLFGRTLPGDRIGESWEVCDRAETQTLLVETGQTLHELWTGKHRDDFFGNLSPQSERFPILIKLLDACDKLSLQVHPPEALAAAMKGEPKTELWYFLETQPGAEILVGLKKGVTRATFEKALEEKKLIECFHHLPTSPGEVMFLPSGRVHAIGAGNLILEIQQNSDTTYRVHDYDRIDAKTGKPRDLHVAESMKCIRFDDIEPIFTQVQGNSILDCKYFAIHRHLFFEKEGRPMATDGRSFLYMFSALGRFKIGGQEYPRGTSLLVGADTGEFEVESLDDEGHLITVGWPST; via the coding sequence ATGGCCATTTTCACCCTGACCCCCTCCTACCATGACCGCATCTGGGGCGGGAACAACCTCCACACCCTGTTCGGTCGGACTTTGCCCGGTGATCGGATCGGGGAATCCTGGGAAGTCTGTGACCGGGCCGAGACCCAGACGCTCCTGGTCGAAACCGGGCAGACGCTGCACGAACTCTGGACCGGAAAACACCGCGACGATTTTTTCGGCAACCTATCCCCCCAGTCCGAACGCTTTCCCATTCTGATCAAGCTCCTTGACGCCTGCGACAAGCTATCCCTCCAGGTCCACCCGCCCGAGGCCCTGGCCGCCGCGATGAAGGGCGAACCCAAGACTGAGTTGTGGTATTTCCTCGAAACCCAACCCGGCGCGGAAATCCTCGTCGGCCTGAAGAAGGGGGTCACCCGCGCCACTTTTGAAAAAGCCCTGGAGGAAAAGAAGCTGATCGAGTGTTTCCACCACCTGCCCACTTCGCCCGGCGAGGTCATGTTCCTGCCCTCGGGAAGGGTCCACGCCATTGGAGCCGGCAACCTGATCTTGGAAATCCAGCAGAATTCCGACACCACCTACCGGGTTCATGACTACGACCGCATCGATGCCAAGACCGGCAAGCCCCGCGATCTTCATGTGGCGGAATCGATGAAATGCATCCGCTTCGACGACATCGAACCCATCTTCACCCAGGTGCAGGGAAACTCGATTTTGGACTGCAAATACTTTGCCATCCACCGGCATCTCTTTTTCGAAAAGGAGGGCCGGCCGATGGCCACCGATGGCCGCTCGTTCTTGTACATGTTCAGCGCCCTGGGGCGATTCAAGATCGGGGGCCAGGAATACCCCCGCGGCACCAGTCTGCTGGTGGGTGCGGATACGGGCGAATTCGAGGTGGAGTCGCTTGACGATGAAGGCCACCTCATCACGGTGGGCTGGCCCTCCACCTGA
- a CDS encoding DUF1800 domain-containing protein — protein sequence MLAPLPASDWNETTAAHLLLRTGFGATQQEIQECAAAGLDASVDRLVDWEKTPDPTADPEWAKPDPTLAEQRRALRNLPEEERRMKFQEFQRQQREQLHELKQWWLERMRNGPRPLQEKLTLFWHGHFATSAEKVKIAYFMWRQNDIFRRLGNGPFRNLLLEVGRDPAMLVWLDGAQSRKDAPNENYGRELLELFTLGEGHYTEDDIKAAARAFTGWTVNRFNQTASFQKFNHHDGRKTFLGASGNFNDEDIIDQILGQNQCARHLSNRLWSFFAYQNPPAALADSLGDSLYRLNYDLRPFLKAMFRSREFYSARAIGTQIKSPVQWLLATAKSAEMARFPGRAAIGLLTQLGQNLLEPPSVKGWDGGRTWVSTTTLLLRQNAAKLFVYGGDPGGVMFNREDMARRLEKLQELRKTEGKEGAPMEDDPMMARMERMKNRNNKMPAMIDPRKLAPAGTPDDNAALIESLLRRFYPTGAPAAAGKAFADYLAQSPDKSLEEKTKGLAYLMMARPEYQLT from the coding sequence ATGCTCGCCCCCCTGCCCGCATCGGATTGGAACGAGACCACCGCGGCCCATCTGTTGCTGCGCACCGGTTTCGGGGCCACGCAGCAGGAGATCCAGGAATGCGCCGCCGCCGGACTGGACGCCAGCGTGGACCGGCTGGTCGACTGGGAAAAAACCCCCGATCCCACCGCCGACCCGGAATGGGCCAAGCCCGACCCGACCCTGGCCGAACAACGCCGGGCCCTGCGCAACCTGCCGGAAGAGGAACGGCGGATGAAGTTCCAGGAATTCCAACGCCAACAACGGGAGCAGCTCCATGAGTTGAAGCAGTGGTGGCTCGAGCGCATGCGCAACGGCCCCCGCCCCCTCCAGGAAAAGCTCACCCTCTTCTGGCACGGCCACTTCGCCACCAGTGCGGAAAAGGTCAAGATCGCCTACTTCATGTGGCGGCAGAACGACATCTTCCGCCGGCTCGGCAACGGTCCCTTCCGCAACCTGCTGCTGGAAGTCGGCCGCGACCCGGCCATGTTGGTCTGGCTGGACGGGGCCCAGAGCCGCAAGGACGCGCCGAACGAAAACTACGGGCGCGAGCTGCTGGAACTCTTCACCCTGGGGGAAGGCCATTACACCGAGGACGACATCAAGGCCGCCGCCCGGGCCTTCACCGGGTGGACGGTCAACCGTTTCAACCAAACCGCCTCTTTCCAGAAATTCAACCACCATGACGGACGCAAAACCTTCCTGGGCGCGTCCGGAAATTTCAACGACGAGGACATCATCGACCAGATCCTGGGGCAGAACCAGTGCGCGCGCCACCTCTCCAACAGGCTGTGGTCCTTCTTTGCCTATCAAAACCCTCCCGCTGCGCTGGCCGACAGCCTCGGTGACAGCCTCTACCGGCTCAACTACGACCTGCGCCCCTTCCTGAAGGCGATGTTCCGCAGCCGCGAATTCTATTCCGCCCGCGCCATCGGGACACAAATCAAGAGCCCGGTGCAATGGCTCCTGGCCACGGCCAAGTCGGCCGAGATGGCCCGCTTCCCGGGCCGGGCCGCCATCGGCCTCCTGACCCAACTGGGCCAGAACCTGCTCGAACCCCCCAGTGTCAAGGGCTGGGACGGCGGACGCACCTGGGTCAGCACCACCACCCTCCTCCTGCGGCAGAACGCGGCCAAACTCTTCGTCTACGGCGGCGACCCCGGCGGGGTCATGTTCAACCGCGAGGACATGGCCAGGCGGCTCGAGAAACTGCAGGAACTGCGGAAGACCGAGGGCAAGGAGGGCGCCCCCATGGAAGACGACCCGATGATGGCGCGGATGGAACGGATGAAGAACCGCAACAACAAGATGCCCGCCATGATCGACCCGCGCAAACTGGCCCCCGCCGGCACCCCGGACGACAACGCCGCCCTCATCGAGTCCCTGCTCCGGCGCTTCTACCCCACCGGCGCCCCCGCCGCCGCCGGCAAGGCCTTCGCCGACTACCTCGCCCAGTCGCCCGACAAGTCCCTGGAAGAAAAAACCAAGGGCCTGGCCTATCTCATGATGGCCCGGCCGGAGTACCAACTGACATGA
- the lpxD gene encoding UDP-3-O-(3-hydroxymyristoyl)glucosamine N-acyltransferase: protein MSRSLADIAALVGGELVGDGSITCTGINDLGRASGTQVSFLGNSRYTKAALATQAAAVLVPRDFNQSLPCATIRVDNPTAAFAAVIALFAPPEVTWSPGIHPTAVIGPGVQLGSDLYIGPHVTLEAGCRIGDRVHLGPGVYVGHEARIGDDSFLHASSVVRERCVLGKRVILHAGAVIGSDGFGYEFHGGKYVKIPQVGYVQIDDDCEIGANTTIDRGRFDKTWIQEGCKIDNLVMIAHNVVIGKHSIIVAQVGISGSSSLGAYNTVAGQSALVGHVKTTDKVTITAWTAVTKDITEPGVYRGGPAKPMRESMEIEALTHRLPELVKRLRDLEKEVSVLKGLPG, encoded by the coding sequence GTGAGTCGTTCCCTGGCAGATATCGCCGCCCTCGTAGGAGGGGAGCTGGTGGGCGACGGCTCCATCACCTGCACGGGCATCAACGATCTGGGCCGTGCCTCCGGCACCCAGGTTTCCTTCCTCGGTAATTCACGCTACACCAAGGCGGCTTTGGCCACCCAGGCCGCTGCCGTGCTCGTTCCGCGCGACTTCAACCAGTCCCTGCCTTGTGCGACCATTCGTGTCGACAATCCGACCGCGGCCTTTGCCGCCGTCATCGCCCTCTTTGCCCCACCCGAAGTCACTTGGTCGCCCGGTATCCATCCGACCGCGGTGATTGGCCCTGGTGTCCAGTTGGGATCCGACCTTTACATCGGCCCGCATGTCACCCTGGAGGCTGGCTGTCGGATCGGCGACCGCGTCCACTTGGGACCCGGCGTATACGTGGGTCATGAAGCCCGTATTGGCGATGACTCGTTTCTCCATGCCTCATCCGTGGTGCGCGAACGTTGTGTCCTCGGCAAGCGGGTCATCCTGCACGCCGGAGCCGTCATCGGTTCCGACGGTTTTGGCTACGAATTCCATGGCGGCAAATACGTCAAAATTCCCCAGGTGGGCTACGTTCAGATCGACGATGATTGTGAGATCGGTGCCAACACCACCATCGACCGCGGACGATTCGACAAAACCTGGATCCAGGAAGGCTGCAAAATCGACAATCTGGTCATGATCGCCCACAACGTGGTCATCGGCAAACACAGCATCATCGTGGCCCAGGTCGGGATTTCAGGCAGTTCCAGCCTGGGCGCCTACAACACCGTGGCCGGGCAATCCGCCTTGGTCGGGCATGTCAAGACAACCGACAAAGTGACCATCACCGCCTGGACCGCCGTGACCAAAGACATCACCGAACCCGGGGTCTACCGCGGCGGGCCGGCCAAGCCCATGCGGGAGTCGATGGAGATCGAGGCCCTGACGCATCGCCTGCCGGAATTGGTCAAGCGCCTGCGTGATTTGGAAAAAGAAGTGTCCGTCCTCAAGGGCCTGCCTGGATAA
- a CDS encoding DUF1439 domain-containing protein, whose product MKPLPGLAAAALRGLSLSFLFFLAPALVGCGGFSFEVKIPKSLIIDQVKHKFPTVRSKGLMTVKLANPQLDFEGSRNRLGVVADAEVRLLGMIPLPGKVDCDGTLEYRPKHGAFVFTDVKVKKFTIQGLSESRADEVSGIIGSAVLGALGGLEVYRLNPKATEEKLAKLALRSIRVTNDGVVAKLGLGGK is encoded by the coding sequence ATGAAGCCCCTTCCCGGCCTCGCCGCAGCCGCGCTCCGCGGCCTTTCCCTTTCCTTTTTATTTTTTCTCGCCCCGGCCCTGGTGGGATGCGGGGGCTTCTCCTTTGAAGTCAAAATCCCCAAGTCCCTCATCATCGACCAGGTGAAGCACAAATTTCCGACCGTGCGCTCCAAGGGCCTGATGACCGTGAAACTGGCCAATCCCCAGTTGGATTTCGAGGGATCGCGCAACCGTCTGGGCGTGGTGGCGGATGCGGAAGTCCGGCTCCTGGGCATGATCCCCCTGCCGGGCAAGGTCGACTGCGACGGCACGCTCGAGTATCGCCCCAAGCACGGGGCCTTTGTGTTCACCGATGTGAAAGTCAAAAAATTCACCATCCAGGGGTTGTCCGAAAGCCGGGCCGACGAGGTTTCCGGCATCATCGGCAGCGCGGTGCTCGGCGCCCTGGGGGGCCTGGAGGTCTACCGGCTCAATCCCAAAGCCACCGAGGAAAAACTGGCCAAGCTGGCCCTGCGCAGCATCCGCGTCACCAACGACGGTGTGGTGGCCAAGCTCGGCTTGGGCGGAAAGTAA
- a CDS encoding AraC family transcriptional regulator, with protein sequence MRPGINPGNPAADAHRHRPGPVRQVLECLERDFARPWKISTMSARAGLSEAHFHDVFRQTMGTTPHQWLLQRRLRAARERLLSSLDPVKRIAVECGFADSPSFAHAFRQHFGGSPKVFRERHLRPEKR encoded by the coding sequence ATGCGCCCGGGGATCAACCCCGGAAATCCCGCTGCAGATGCGCACCGCCACCGGCCCGGGCCGGTGCGCCAGGTCTTGGAATGTCTGGAGAGGGACTTTGCCCGGCCGTGGAAGATCTCCACCATGTCGGCCAGGGCCGGACTCTCTGAGGCGCATTTTCATGATGTCTTCCGGCAGACCATGGGGACCACCCCGCACCAATGGTTGTTGCAGCGGAGACTGCGGGCGGCCCGGGAACGGCTGCTGTCGTCGCTTGATCCGGTCAAGCGCATCGCGGTGGAGTGCGGGTTCGCCGATTCCCCATCCTTCGCCCACGCCTTCCGCCAACACTTCGGGGGTTCGCCCAAGGTGTTCCGTGAGCGGCATCTGCGGCCGGAGAAAAGGTAG
- a CDS encoding GIY-YIG nuclease family protein: protein MDYVYLLQSETFPERYYCGLTGDLKARLKLHNAGQSIHTAKFRPWKISSYFAFSDRKKAVAFELYLKTASGRAFAKKRL, encoded by the coding sequence ATGGACTACGTCTATCTCCTTCAAAGTGAGACTTTTCCCGAAAGATACTACTGCGGACTTACTGGAGACTTGAAAGCCCGCCTGAAGCTTCACAACGCAGGTCAATCGATCCATACCGCAAAGTTCCGTCCTTGGAAGATTTCAAGCTATTTTGCATTTTCTGATCGAAAGAAGGCCGTTGCTTTTGAGTTATACCTTAAAACGGCCTCCGGTCGTGCCTTTGCCAAAAAACGCCTTTGA
- a CDS encoding DUF1501 domain-containing protein: MKTRRQFVHSSMMGLAATWTLPSFLDATILGLDARAADSAIQTATGKDSPILVVLQMGGGNDGLSMVVPFADDAYYRSRSQIALARDSVLRLDDYAGLHPNLAGLKGLFDNGDAALIHGVGYPNPNRSHFRSMEIWHTASDADKNEHYGWIGRYFDSACQGQPPTAGVNIGSMPPQAFLSAKPMGISMASPNRYKLIEPGDIAVADARDGQMVPMMADGENIAGSRSGSSIESLGAANPANDGLSNLQYLERTALDAEVSSQDIQRIVSAHKSATPYPSSRLGEDLKLIAQLIAGGLPTRIYYANLGGFDTHANQKPAHDRLMKEFSEAVTAFVADLKEQGNFNRVLMMTFSEFGRRVSQNGSGGTDHGAAGPMFLFGGAAKAGLHGKHPSLTDLNNGDLKHGIDFRNVYATVLEKWLKVDSTPVLKRKFATMDLLKA, from the coding sequence ATGAAAACCCGCCGCCAATTCGTCCACAGCAGCATGATGGGGCTCGCCGCCACCTGGACCCTCCCCTCCTTCCTCGACGCCACCATCCTCGGCCTCGATGCCCGGGCCGCCGACAGCGCCATCCAGACCGCCACCGGCAAGGACTCCCCCATCCTCGTTGTCCTACAAATGGGTGGCGGCAACGACGGCCTCAGCATGGTCGTGCCGTTCGCCGATGACGCCTATTACCGCTCCCGTTCCCAGATCGCCCTGGCCCGCGATTCCGTCCTGCGCCTGGACGACTACGCCGGGCTCCACCCCAACCTGGCCGGGCTCAAGGGCCTGTTCGACAACGGCGATGCCGCCCTCATCCACGGGGTGGGCTATCCCAATCCCAACCGCTCCCACTTCCGCTCGATGGAAATCTGGCACACCGCCTCGGATGCCGACAAGAACGAGCACTACGGCTGGATCGGCCGTTACTTCGACTCCGCCTGCCAGGGCCAGCCCCCGACGGCCGGCGTCAACATCGGTTCGATGCCCCCGCAGGCCTTCCTTTCCGCCAAGCCCATGGGCATCTCCATGGCCAGCCCCAACCGCTACAAGCTCATCGAGCCGGGCGACATCGCCGTGGCCGACGCCCGCGACGGCCAGATGGTCCCCATGATGGCCGACGGCGAGAACATCGCCGGGAGCCGGAGTGGTTCCTCCATCGAGAGCCTGGGTGCGGCCAACCCCGCCAACGACGGCCTGTCCAATCTGCAATACCTGGAGCGGACCGCCCTCGACGCCGAGGTTTCCTCCCAGGACATCCAACGCATTGTGAGCGCGCACAAGTCCGCCACCCCCTACCCCTCATCGCGCCTCGGGGAGGATCTCAAGCTCATCGCCCAGTTGATCGCGGGCGGCCTGCCCACCCGCATCTACTACGCCAACCTCGGGGGCTTCGACACCCACGCCAACCAGAAGCCCGCCCACGACCGCTTGATGAAGGAATTTTCCGAGGCGGTGACGGCCTTCGTGGCCGATCTCAAGGAACAGGGCAATTTCAACCGCGTCCTCATGATGACCTTCAGCGAATTCGGCCGCCGCGTCTCGCAGAACGGCTCGGGCGGCACCGACCACGGGGCCGCCGGTCCGATGTTCCTTTTCGGCGGTGCGGCCAAGGCGGGCCTGCATGGCAAACACCCCAGCCTGACCGACCTCAACAATGGCGACCTCAAACACGGCATCGATTTCCGCAATGTATACGCGACGGTGCTGGAAAAGTGGCTCAAGGTCGATTCGACCCCGGTGCTGAAACGCAAGTTCGCCACGATGGACCTGCTCAAGGCCTGA
- a CDS encoding Tex family protein, protein MVTSAVEILPEHHLEAITRELKLPARSVLATALLVKEGATVPFIARYRKEVTGSLDEVAIAAIADRMEKLRDFDARRDSILKSLEERNLLSADLKKALLGASTLGALEDIYQPYKPKKRTRATIAREAGLEPLADLLWEQNVPDPLAAAGAYVDAAKGVEHAEAALSGARDILAERASDDPAARARAREVYRAESILSSKVLSGKEVEAAKFKDYFDWQEPAAKAPSHRILAIRRGEKEGFLMMRIQPPEASVLAAVEPLFVRGRGPAAEQVRLAVQDGVRRLLGPAMETEIRLDCKARADEEAIRVFSENIRELLLASPLGQKVTLAIDPGFRTGCKVVILDRQGKLLHHDVVFPDQSALRRKEAGDTLLAFVKHFKVEAVAIGNGTAGRETETFVRALKLPAAIPIVLVNESGASIYSASDIAREEFPDKDITVRGAVSIGRRLMDPLAELVKLDPKSIGVGQYQHDVDQIQLKKSLDGVVMSCVNGVGVEVNTASKQLLTYVSGIGPQLAENIVKFRDENGPFRSRRQLLKVPRLGEKAFEQGAGFLRVREGEHPLDASAVHPESYPVVDAMAADLGVSVEELMRRPELQQKIKPEKYVTEKTGLPTLKDILAELARPGRDPRRQFEAFSFADGVEKISDLKPGMKLPGIVTNVTAFGAFVDIGVHQDGLVHISQLADTFVRDPSEFVKVAQKVQVTVMEVDIERARIALSMKTNPDLSATKGARPAPGAPRPAGRPHHPAAAPSRPAPASGFNLFDAALTQAQQRKQ, encoded by the coding sequence ATGGTCACTTCCGCCGTCGAAATTCTTCCCGAGCACCATCTGGAAGCCATCACCCGCGAACTCAAACTGCCCGCCCGGAGCGTTCTGGCCACCGCCCTCCTGGTCAAGGAGGGGGCCACGGTCCCCTTCATCGCCCGCTACCGCAAGGAGGTCACCGGCTCGCTCGACGAAGTGGCCATCGCCGCCATCGCCGACCGGATGGAAAAGCTGAGGGATTTCGATGCCCGCCGCGATTCCATCCTGAAATCGCTCGAGGAGCGGAACCTGCTCTCCGCCGACCTGAAGAAGGCCCTGCTGGGGGCGTCCACGCTCGGGGCCTTGGAGGACATCTACCAGCCCTACAAACCGAAGAAGCGCACCCGGGCCACCATCGCCCGCGAAGCGGGCCTGGAGCCCCTGGCCGATCTCCTCTGGGAACAGAATGTGCCGGACCCGCTGGCCGCCGCCGGAGCCTACGTCGATGCCGCCAAGGGGGTGGAGCATGCCGAGGCCGCCCTGTCCGGGGCCCGCGACATCCTGGCCGAACGCGCCAGCGACGATCCGGCCGCCCGTGCCCGCGCCCGCGAGGTCTACCGGGCCGAGAGCATTCTTTCCTCCAAAGTTTTGTCAGGCAAAGAGGTGGAAGCGGCCAAGTTCAAGGATTACTTCGACTGGCAGGAACCCGCGGCCAAAGCCCCCTCCCACCGGATTCTCGCCATCCGCCGGGGCGAGAAGGAGGGCTTCCTGATGATGAGGATACAGCCCCCCGAGGCCTCCGTGCTGGCGGCGGTCGAGCCGCTGTTTGTCCGGGGCCGGGGTCCGGCCGCGGAACAGGTGCGTCTGGCCGTCCAGGACGGGGTCAGGCGCCTGCTCGGTCCGGCCATGGAGACCGAGATCAGGCTCGACTGCAAGGCCCGGGCCGACGAGGAGGCCATCCGTGTTTTTTCGGAAAACATCCGCGAGTTGCTGCTGGCCTCGCCGCTCGGGCAGAAGGTCACGCTGGCCATCGATCCCGGCTTCCGCACCGGGTGCAAGGTGGTGATCCTCGACCGCCAGGGCAAGTTGCTCCACCACGACGTGGTCTTCCCCGACCAGTCGGCCCTGCGGCGCAAAGAGGCGGGCGACACCCTCCTGGCCTTTGTGAAGCACTTCAAGGTCGAAGCCGTGGCGATCGGAAACGGAACGGCCGGGCGCGAGACGGAAACGTTCGTGCGCGCCTTGAAGCTGCCGGCCGCCATCCCGATCGTCCTGGTCAACGAAAGTGGCGCCTCGATCTACTCCGCCTCGGACATCGCGCGGGAGGAATTTCCCGACAAGGACATCACGGTGCGCGGGGCGGTATCCATCGGGCGGCGGTTGATGGACCCCCTGGCGGAATTGGTCAAACTCGATCCCAAATCCATCGGGGTGGGGCAATACCAGCACGACGTCGACCAGATCCAACTCAAGAAGAGCCTCGACGGCGTGGTCATGAGCTGCGTCAACGGCGTCGGGGTGGAGGTCAACACCGCCAGCAAACAACTCCTGACCTACGTCTCCGGCATCGGGCCGCAGCTGGCCGAGAACATCGTCAAGTTCCGCGACGAAAACGGGCCCTTCCGCTCCCGCAGGCAGTTGCTCAAGGTGCCGCGCCTCGGCGAGAAGGCCTTCGAGCAGGGGGCCGGCTTCCTGCGCGTGCGCGAGGGCGAACACCCGCTGGATGCCAGCGCGGTCCATCCGGAATCCTATCCCGTGGTGGATGCCATGGCGGCCGATCTGGGGGTCTCGGTGGAGGAATTGATGCGGCGCCCCGAGCTCCAGCAAAAAATCAAACCCGAGAAATACGTCACGGAAAAGACCGGGCTGCCCACGCTGAAGGACATCCTGGCCGAACTGGCCCGTCCGGGCCGGGACCCGCGCAGGCAGTTCGAGGCCTTCTCCTTCGCCGATGGGGTGGAAAAGATCTCCGATCTCAAGCCCGGGATGAAACTGCCGGGCATTGTCACCAACGTCACCGCCTTCGGGGCCTTTGTCGACATCGGGGTGCACCAGGATGGGCTGGTCCATATCAGCCAACTGGCGGACACCTTCGTGCGGGACCCCTCGGAATTTGTCAAAGTCGCCCAGAAAGTGCAGGTCACGGTGATGGAAGTGGACATCGAACGCGCGCGCATCGCCCTCTCGATGAAAACGAATCCGGATTTGTCCGCGACCAAGGGAGCCCGTCCCGCCCCCGGGGCGCCGCGCCCCGCCGGCCGGCCGCACCACCCGGCCGCCGCTCCGTCCCGCCCGGCGCCCGCTTCGGGATTCAACCTCTTCGACGCGGCACTCACCCAGGCCCAGCAGCGGAAGCAATAG
- a CDS encoding OmpH family outer membrane protein, with protein MKPLAAILAALFLTAASASAQTTSLKVALVDLQKCFNDYYKTEEAKTRINEQGSGYQKEFNDRMEDYKKLVDQINSLREGAKDASASEAARKEREDKLKEKIQEAQTRERELNEFRGTSSKLLQDLQVRQRKSIVDEINKVVETFAKGKYNIVIDKSGMTLNGTSGLVYTEGLTDITDEIVKQLNKDKPAGSAKPAAK; from the coding sequence ATGAAACCTCTTGCCGCAATCCTTGCCGCCCTTTTCCTTACCGCCGCCTCGGCTTCCGCCCAGACCACCAGCCTCAAAGTAGCGCTCGTCGACCTGCAGAAATGCTTCAACGATTACTACAAAACCGAGGAAGCCAAAACCCGCATCAATGAACAGGGTTCCGGCTACCAGAAGGAATTCAACGACCGGATGGAAGATTACAAGAAGCTTGTCGACCAGATCAACAGCCTCCGCGAAGGGGCCAAGGATGCCTCCGCCAGCGAAGCCGCCCGCAAGGAGCGCGAGGACAAACTCAAGGAAAAGATCCAGGAAGCCCAAACCCGCGAACGCGAACTCAATGAGTTCCGCGGCACTTCTTCCAAGCTTCTCCAGGACCTCCAAGTCCGCCAACGCAAGTCCATCGTCGACGAGATCAACAAAGTCGTCGAAACCTTCGCCAAAGGCAAATACAACATCGTCATCGACAAATCCGGCATGACTCTCAATGGCACTTCCGGCCTGGTTTACACCGAAGGTTTGACCGACATCACCGACGAAATCGTCAAGCAGCTCAACAAAGACAAGCCCGCGGGTTCAGCCAAACCTGCCGCGAAGTAA